Below is a window of Flavobacterium sp. CFS9 DNA.
TGATTTTTGCAGGTGTAGGAACTCTTGTAGCAGGTGCTATTTTGAAAAAAGCGGGACAAGATAAAACCGCTGCCGTTGTTGGAAGCCTGGCTATTCCTCTATTGGCTACAGCTTGCTACAAACAAGTTTCAAAAACCAATAAAGCTAAAAGAGATCTTAACGTAAGCAGCGGTATCGAATACAATCATTAGATTTCTTCTTTTTCACATCTGTTTAGAAATCTCTCAAAAATAGTTTAGCCCTGAATGCATGAATTCAGGGCTATTTTTTTATCTGATAAAAACTACTGAATATTGATATTTCCTTCCACCCAGTTTAATGCTTTATTGAAGGATTCTTTTTTAAAGCCAAGAAAATCACCGGGAATTACAGTACCAAACCCATTCGTAAAAGAAATAATCTCTTCCGAATCTGTAATTATGGCGGCTCTGTTCCATTTTCCAAGATGTTTTAAACCCAGCAGGGCATCTTGCAGCCATACCCCCGAAGTCGAAGCCTCGTTGTCTGTATCCAACACCAATAAAAAGTTGATCTCGTTAGTTTGTTTTACTAAATGT
It encodes the following:
- a CDS encoding STAS/SEC14 domain-containing protein gives rise to the protein MIHQIDTTDNIVAFRALALVTNEDFLSVVIPAVEHLVKQTNEINFLLVLDTDNEASTSGVWLQDALLGLKHLGKWNRAAIITDSEEIISFTNGFGTVIPGDFLGFKKESFNKALNWVEGNINIQ